In Rutidosis leptorrhynchoides isolate AG116_Rl617_1_P2 chromosome 6, CSIRO_AGI_Rlap_v1, whole genome shotgun sequence, the DNA window catagctataacccataatttccttagctttatcccgtttgaaaacttattttgaaatcgtctaagtATAACTCCgtgatagtattttatgtatactaataatatcatgaaataatacaaagaaaatatatatatgtaattcgattgagagagtttagagaaatatattttcaagtttctatgaaataatgaaacctattcaattctatttataatatatttttgaattattaaagtatgaattattaaagtgaattattaaagtatgaattattaaagtgaattattaaagtgaattattaaagtatgaattattaaagtgaattattaaagtgaattattaaagtatgaattattaaagtgaattattaaagtatgaattattaaagtaaattattaaagtatgaattattaaagtgaattattaaagtatgaattattaaagttaaagtaaagtaaaagtaaaagtaaagtaaaggtaaagttaaagtatagtaaaagtataaaactatatacgtataatacgcgtataaatatatataatattaatttaaatcgttatatatatttaataaaataaaatataaatatcgttatctttatcatattggttaagtaatgagttgtcaaaagtggttctagatatttataaaagatatatacattttaataataaagttctttttaaactgaaaacgtttttttgtacttttgaaactaaatcaaatatatatgataattttattttccaaaactaaatatagttaagaatcattttgttaaaaggttaaaataatagaaatcattatatcataaaacattttagaaagtagaattatatatattcataataggtatcaagtttttaaattacagtctgttggtgaagcatgggataaagtccaaaggtttaataaatgtatgaaattatcttaatgaaaaatgtcgagttacttaacttgtcgatatccaacatctaagttatttacactccacgttcttacttataggtcactttaccattttccgaatattgtcaaaaagaatagatttcttaaatcacaatggacctcataacattggcccgtaatcatatcataatgtatctgataattcaatcatttgatattatctcttaattctatcgataaatatatcaaaacaaatacgttcatgtaaagtatcatatatctaatactttgttaatattttcagttaatattatatattatatatacatatctatatacacataattgttcgtgaatcgtcgaacacggtcaaagggtaattgattacatgaatgtagttccaaactttttgagattcaacattacaaattctgcttatcgtgtcggaaacatataaaggttaagtttaaatttggtcagaaatttccgggtcgtcacagtacctacctgttagagaaatttcgtcccgaaatttcatcgaggtcatcatggctaaccataaaaatgttttcatgacggatatgtgttgatagataggattttattaccatagagtaatatggataaaatgatccaattacacgaagcgtatgagtgaagctatcacaaaatagtggaatgaggaaaataagtttcgtcataatttttgacgtattcatggttgaattccggaattcaagggattcaaaaaaaaaaaaatcttggaaatctataagatctgtttcttcgagatttaaggaaattaggatctctttaattaaatgcgatgatctgtcccgattactacgtctgatatttcccttatatatttaccttttccattccattagtttttagcacctctatactcaattccaatttcaaaagattgcgaaaatgcttaatccatttctaatccttgtccttatccttactatagcaacaatcattctccttttccaacttccaccggaggaatctattttcttctacttcgcccttggggttatagtgtttttaattctcccgtgtctttatgttgcgataaacattgatatacacggtttgtaatttatgtgttgttattggactttatattctcccttacatttcggagtttcatacttttgttgtctcttctcggctttaagtcaagcgaataatggtccagaattagtaggtatgaagttttggatgaacatagttaatgttctaagaaggaaatcgtaatggtacaatcttgatttggcaaattaccagaatatccagaaagatagaactatcaagaagatatgttcttaatatgtttggagatttggtagaatgtaagagtcgtgtaaatggcacatgatgacggtatgttatgtgaatcatcacgttccattagaaactcagcatgacttactgtaatataatcacggtgatcaagtgtcattatattatactagttcatgcttcagttcccaacactacttcaaaaatattcctattttaaattcgaaagtttcagaatttagaaattaaaatagtttcttttatgatgtaatacagacatcacgaagaggtaaatgatttcagataagaataattatggaaatatcttcagaaatatggaggatatttataatgaaagatacgatgatatcttaaaatttctaatatcagaggatgatgaagaatattgtccgtaagggtttagagtcaggagcaaggtattcgataatgacttcagcagacacggaatcatttggattctttaaaggtagatttcgtccttgtgatttatccacagccttcttcatggtttgctcaatctgtatttttcagtaccaaatcttctctttttctgagctttgccaacacactactctttatcatcaaactttttactgttaaggtcatttatagtttttgctgcttcattagtatttcgagaactagtttgcagtttagggtgtttttcagaaacttcacattcaaagtatataagtccagaagatagacacatataattgttggcgtagacatgctgcgagatttcaaaatactgattgctaatttttgatgattcgtatggcaattctcgttacaagatgcagatgagcaaatgatgggattttgataaatataaagatttttcggaaagtcaaagatcattgaagttgttaataagtttactgctaatgtggcgagatatgaaaggttccccggtaataatgatgaaggggtaatcattataataaggcttatttgaatgaacaattgaagttggtttgctggagctgtgacaaaatcgtctatttttagaagggattgaaaagttaatttagctagtaaatgccaaaaggtctgacatggatacatgttaaattatgactttgatttcaagagtttttcaggtacgtaactgtggataacatgtggttggatcatcatctcgattgttcattatttgaaatgtcttcaggtatttcgaagggcttgaacacagattataatcattaatatacatacgatgttctaacacagttttgaagttaaagtatagctttgaaagatgtaagaatctaagagtgatgatatcgtttataacttgaattgaattcggtgatttcaaaatcagaatatgtaattagatttttgaatgagtatggttgttttgatttctataaaagaatgtatattgttatgaaagtagggagtataatggatgatttgctgaatcagattcgaagaatgtaacatattaattgtgaatttatatatctctcgggtattacctacccgttaaaaaaaaatgtcacaattaatattttgtacaaaagaattttattacagtctttatggaaatatatgtgtatatttcttcagatgtaatatagatttaatgagttaatattaaattaaactcacttgatttatggttaaggctaggatagataatttctaaactttagaaattacataatcgtcgtagaatgttttcccaatgaagttatgaatcaatacttcatcgttgtggtattccttagtatctacagggcgtatgacgtcgatgctcatgggacagattgtgaagttgaggtttgcgatgtggttgttgtttgtggtggtaatggtactgttggtgttgctgatggtggtactgtttatactgctggtgtttgtaacctttgcaccatattctccaaagccactacccgagcgcgaagctcgttgacttcttctattacaccggggtgattgtcagttcggacgagcggataaataaaatctagaatttggtgtagtatgtaatcgtgacgagatactctagaaataagagagaaaatggtgtttcggataggttcgccggtaagtgcttcaggttcttcgccaagaggggaatgtggtggatggaagggatcaccttcttcttgtctccaatgattaaggaggctacgaacccatccccaattcatccagaatagatgatgactaattggttgatccattccggtcacactgcttttggaacttgagtgggattccatttcggaatccgagggacttgaactaatgacgaattccatttcgtacgattgaataaagaatttttcgatatgaaatgattttccggctatcgggtggtattctaattatatggagcaaaaggtttcgtagattacgtaggaatttacggaatatgtcaagcaaagtttacagtaacagataagctaagatatgaattagcagatacgctaagatatgaattttgtctatacactattcatgcaatcaatgcaataagatgtgtctagactaagaatgataagcaggtaatttccgacaagaatgatgagcaaaacttttgaaatgcagacacggtcgaagtccagactcactaatgcatcctaacaactatcagttagacacactaatgcagacctggttcgctaagaccaccgctctgataccaactgaaaggacccgttcatatacattataaacgattcacaatagttgattacatcgcgaggtatttgacctctatatgatacattttacaaacattgcatttgtttttaaaagacaaactttctttacaacgaaaattgacggtatgcacaccatttcataatacatccaactataattgacttaataataatcttgatgaactcaatgacttgaatgcaacgtctttcaaaatatgccatgaatgactccaagtaatatccttaaaatgagctaatgcacagcggaagatttctttaatacctgagaataaacatgctttaaagtgtcaaccaaaaggttggtgagtttataggtttatcataacaatcattttaatagaccacaagattttcgtttataaatatatgtacactcgcaagtgtataaaagtattctataagttgtaggcacccggtaacaagccttaacgttcatgttttaccctctgaagtacaccggatcaggtgtgtttaaaataacctcgaagtactaaagcatcccatagtcaggatgtggtttgtcaggcccaatagatctatctttaggattcgcgcctaccatacatagacaagtagtttaatgttaccaagctaagggtatatttctggtttaaacccacgtagaattagttttagtacttgtgcctattttgtaaaacatttataaaaacagcgcatgtattctcagtcccaaaaatatatataaaagggagcaaatgaaactcacaatactgtattttgtagtaaaaatacatatgacgtcattgaacaagtgcaatgttggccttggattcacgaacgtatcaatattgagattcaatattgcaggaaaagtacgtagacgcaacggagatgataaacactagtttgactcacgagcaatactctcgatcaatacccataacctccatagctataacccataatttccttagctttatcccgtttgaaaacttattttgaaatcgtctgagtataactccgtcgtagtattttatgtatactaataatatcatgaaataatacaaagaaaatatatatatgtaattcgattgagagagtttagagaaatatattttcaagtttctatgaaataatgaaacctattcaattctatttataatatatttttgaattattaaagtatgaattattaaagtgaattattaaagtatgaattattaaagtgaattattaaagtgaattattaaagtatgaattattaaagtgaattattaaagtgaattattaaagtatgaattattaaagtgaattattaaagtatgaattattaaagtgaattattaaagtatgaattattaaagtaaattattaaagtatgaattattaaagttaaagtaaagtaaaagtaaaagtaaagtaaatgtaaagttaaagtatagtaaaagtataaaactatatacgtataatacgcgtataaatatatataatattaatttaaatcgttatatatatttaataaaataaaatataaatatcgttatctttatcatattggttaagtaatgagttgtcaaaagtggttctagatatttataaaagatatatacattttaataataaagttctttttaaactgaaaacgtttttttgtacttttgaaactaaatcaaataaatatgataattttgttttccaaaactaaatatagttaagaatcattttgttaaaaggttaaaataatagaaatcattatatcataaaacattttagaaagtagaattatatatattcataataggtttcaagtttttaaattacagtctgttggtgaagcatgggataaagtccaaaggtttaataaatgtatgaaattatcttaatgaaaaatgtcgagttacttaacttgtcgatatccaacatctaagttatttacactccacgttcttacttatagatcactttaccattttccgaatattgtcaaaaagaatagatttcttaaatcacaatggacctcataacattggcccgtaatcatatcataatgtatctgataattcaatcatttgatattatctcttaattctgtcgataaatatatcaaaacaaatacgttcatgtaaagtatcatatatctaatactttgttaatattttcagttaatattatatattatatatacatatctatatacacataattgttcgtgaatcgtcgaacacggtcaaagggtaattgattacatgaatgtagttccaaactttttgagattcaacattacaaattctgcttatcgtgtcggaaacatataaaggttaagtttaaatttggtcagaaatttccgggtcgtcacatgatcaGCCATCGATTTCACTATTAGATTACTTAAAGACTCAACAGTTTCCTAACGCACCCACATGAATGGAAACGAAGATATAATTGTTTGAGAGAAaattgcgagaaataatagaaaacAACATAAAGTAATTGATAGACTCAACGATTAATGTGGTTCAACACAACTCTGCCTACATCCACCCCAATCGTTTCCTTAATTCTTATAATGAAAATATTTCGGTACAAGAAACAGTACACTGTGATTTAAACCCAAACTCCTtaattttagtataaaatctatgTTTCTCATACACTCCTTTTGCCCTTAAAAGAATAAACTCTTCCTCACTAAAACACTCTTCGAATATCGTAACTATCAACTATATTTTTCCTTTGTAATAGTTAGATTCAACTGCATGCCAATGTATATGATCCGGAAAGGGATCGGCTGTCATGCTTGAATTCCACCGGTCCTCTGCGGTGTGTGTAAAGCCCCAATGTAACAAATCGTCCGATATCGACTATCGATTGAAAACATTGGTCCTTTATAAGCTTGAAGTGGTGACTAATTGATATCTTCCACCATGGTTTTAGTTGTTAACCTGGAGATACCCGGTTAGTCCACTGCTTTAGCTTGTGAGGGGCGATTGTCTCTCGAGTTGTGACGGGCACTTGGCACGTGCATCTCTTGGGGCCGATTTGCGGGTCATTTCATCTTGTAGCCATAGGCCTCTCTAGGTGTGACGAACACTCGGTTCGTGCATCTCCTGAGGTATCCTCACGAGGTGTGACGAGCACGATGCTCGTACATCTCATGGGATATGGATCCTGGTATTAAGAATGTTTCAGCCTGACGAGGACGTcaggaatttaagtgggggagtttgtaacaACTCGTCCCACATCGGCTATCGATTGAAAACTTTGGTCCTTTATAAGCTTGAAGTGGTGACTAATTGATATCTCCCACCATGGTTTTAGTTGTTAACCTGGAGATACCCGGTTAGTCCACTGCTTTAGCTTGTGAGGGGCGATTGTCTCTCGAGTTGTGACGGGCACTTGGCACATGCAGGGGCCGATTTGCGGGTCATTTCACCAATGTTCAATCTATTAATTTATATATTGATAGGGCTCAAAGTATATACTATCTATTTGTTTGTTATAATGTGCAAGAAGTAAGTATAATATGTGGCCGTCCATTTTATGTCATTACGGATTGAAACATAGATGGTGTTTGTATTGGGTAACGTTTTAGGAAAGGTTAATAAGTAGGTAAAAATATAGGTTTTGTTTTgaattttctatttttatttaagctgCACGAAAGTAAATAAAGCAAGTAAAGTTAAATGTGTGGATATTTAGAATGACTCAATCTATTGACAATAATTATGAAGTGAATTATGAGCTTATTAAAAAGTTTGGTTGATTTGTAAGGGAAAACTCTAACCCTCCATCAAATTAGTTCAAGATTCTATATGATATGTCACTAAAAGTTAGGTTATCGTGATTCTGGCTGAGACGCCGTTCCTGGATGGAACCAAATAGCCTCTCTTAAATGTAATCATAGGCCAATGAATAAGATGgcatattaaataaaatattaagCTTTTCTTAACCCTAAACAATGACAAGCTTCTTCCGAAGAGATACTAATTACTAAGGAAACCTATTAAGTATTCCATCCGTCCCTAatttattgtccagtattccattttgggatgtctcaaattaattgtctacttccataatTAAAAAAGAATAAGAAGTTTAAATTTTATTATGCCCTTAATATATGCGGATaagattaaaggagaaagaaaagtTAAAGGTAAAATTGAAAATtaaacagaaagtacagtacttttattatgacattttttttttgaaacatGTGTTTTTTGTTCGAGGACAATTAATATGAGACAGAGGGAATATGACAATTACCAGGCTTCTAATGTTCCTATTATTGTGGCTGATTGAATCTggttattactaataaaattgacATATCTCTCATTTACAATACAGTTAAAAGATTCTAGACTCTGACAATTACTAGGCTGATGTtcctattgttgtggttgcttggatctggttattactaataatattgacATATCTCTCATTTACAATACAGTTATACAACCCCAAATAATTTTACAATATCTTAATTCTTAAGATACACTTCTGACGTGAAATGTCTTTTGGTAACTTACATCACGACCTCATTATACGTTAGTAAGTATGATAAGTCTTACATCAACCATAATCTTAGGTTGATTACGGTCGGAAAATCCACTATGACACTTGGACAATGTTTATCTTATTTACAGGGTGTCGTCTAATAGTAGGTTCTTAATCTATTATGATAATTAGACAATGTCAAATGCAACCGGATTGAAAGGTGAGTTGAAATCAGTTACTATTGATAAAGAATGAGTTTGAAAAATGGTAAAGCTAGTCCCTCAATCCGGTTGCATTTGGTACGGATAATTTTCATCCATAATGACCCATTATAAAACAGATTTGATAAAAACTGGAGTTTAGCTGATCTCGGGTGGCATGGGCCTGTTTCTCAAAGGTTGGACCGGATCCGGCTGGATCATGAGTCGGTCTCAATAGGGTTGAACTGGAAGTAAATATAGTACTATCTTTAACTCACGGGTGATGTTATATCCACATCTACTTTTACTCCATCCACCATCATTTGATGTTTTTTTTTTATCTCAAAATATATCCCTCAATAATATTTAACAAGAAATTTGTATAAATTATCATTTAAGAGTATTTTAGAACATTCAAGTGGAAAGAGTAAAAGTGGTGGTGGATAATCAATCGAACATTGTTCGGCGCTCAATGTATACGAGCTTTTCAAACGACCTCCTTTTGTCAAtgggagttgatccgtacaccaccttgtttttgccatacaccactaaaacaattatttagacagttttacccttcttttgagaagttaaggggagttggtggtgaacaaaaggaagggtaaaaatgtccaaaaaatttatttagtggtgtatggcaaaatagaggtggtgtacggatcactcCCATTTGTCAATTCTTGAATTGATCAACTGAACGCTACGTTTTGTACCCGATCCATTATGATTACGCCAatgatataatttatttatttttatttcaatattaaAAGAAAATCAAAACGAACCAATGAGATTCACAAAACatgttcaatttcaatttcaaaccCCAATTGTCACTACACAAACCCATGGACCCAACTATACAGCATACGGCCGCATCATCCAACACTGCACGGACCACCGGCTCATTCGCCGAGCTAAACTCATCCATGCCAAACTCATCATCTCTTCAGTCACTCTAGACAACTTTTTAGCTTCAAAACTCATCACTTGTTACTCTAAAACCAACAACTTATTCGAAGCCCACAAGGTGTTCGACGAAATTCCCAACAGAAACACTTTTTCATGGAACGCGTTGCTCATGGGCTACACCATGAACAATCGTCACACCGATACTATAAACCTTTTTCAACGCATTATATCATCTGCTTCAGTGTCTGTAAAACCTGATAATTATACTGTTACATGTGTGTTAAAGTCGTTATCCTCGTTGGGGTGTTACGACTCGAGTTTTGGTAGAACATTTCATAGTTTTATTATACGGAACGTGTTGGACCATGATGCATACGTGGTAAATTCTTTGATAACTTTTTATTGTAGgtgtgatgatgttgttatggCGAGAAGATTGTTCGATTATACGCTTGATAAAGATCTTGTGTCGTGGAATTCAATGATGGCAGGGTATTCGCAAGGAGGCTATCATATGGAATGTAAAGAATTGTATTCCAAAATGTTGGATTTTGAGGATAAAAGACCGAATGAGTTTACTGTGATTAGTGTCTTGCAAGCGTGCGCACAATCGAATGATCTTGGTTTAGGGATGGAAGTTCATAAGTTtgttattgataatgatattaaaatGGATCTCCCGGTTTGTAATGCGTTTATTACAATGTACGCAAAATGTGGTAGTCTGGATTATGCCCAACAACTATTTGATGAAATGAGCGATAAGGATGAGATTAGTTACGGATGTTTAATATCGGGTTACATGCTTCATGGTTTTGTAGATAAAGCTATGAACCTTTTTAAAGAAATGGAAAAACCGGGATTGAGTACATGGAACGCTGTCATATCGGGCCAGTTTCAAAACAAGCAATACGATACTGTATTAGATTCATTTCGTGAAATGCAGGTTAACGGGTTTAAACCGAACGCTGTAACACTTTCAAATATTTTGCCTACTATTTCACATTTATCTAATTTAAAAGGGGGTAAAGAGGTACACGCATATGCAATAAAAAATAGATACAACACGAATATCTATGTAGCGACTGCTATTATCGATACTTATGCTAAGTTAGGTTTTTTAAATAGTACCCAGTTAGTTTTTGATCAATCAGAAAAGAGAAGTGTGATAATATGGACGTCGCTGATGTCAGCGTATTCTGCACATGGAAAGGTTAACGAAGTGCTTAATTTGTTTAACCAGATGATTAACGAGGGAATAAAGCCAGATCCTGTTACATTTACATCTTTATTATCAGCTTGTGCTCATTCGGGTTTAGTGGATGATTCTTGGAGGATATTTAACAGTATGTTACCAAGATATGGAATTAAGCCTTCAATGGAGCATTATGCTTGTATGGTTGGTGTGTTAAGTCGAGCGTTGAAGCTAAATGAAGCGGTTGATTTTATAAAGAAGATGCCTTTTGAGCCGAGTGCTAGAATTTGGGGTGCGTTGCTTAACGGGGCTTCTGTTTGTGGTGATGTTGAAATTGGGAAATTTGCTTGTGATCATTTGTTTGAAATTGAGCCTGAGAATACAGGTAATTATATCATAATGGCAAATTTGTATTCGCGAGCTGGGAAATGGGAAGAAGCTGAAAGTGTTAGAGTGATGTTGGATGATATTGGGTTGAAGAAGATTGCAGGGTGTAGTTGGATTGAAACATTGGGAGGGATTCAAAGTTTTATAGCTAAAGATGTATCGAATGAAAAAACGGAGGAAATATATGCAACGTTAGGCGGATTATTGAACGTAATGAGTGAAGAGAGATGCACAGTTAGTGAAGATTTTCATGAGGGAAGTGTTTGTTACTTGGAACCAAATTGTTCGAATTTAGTATAGTAGTAAAGTTTTCATCTTTCTAACATTATAGTTTCTTCTAATAATAATATACGGAAATTGAAATGGTTTGTTCTCTCGAAATTCTTGCTAGCCTGAATAGTCCATtttgacaataacaataataaaacacaATCTCATATGACTGGTCCGTTTTGACATTCTGATAATTACATTTTGGGTTAAT includes these proteins:
- the LOC139854802 gene encoding pentatricopeptide repeat-containing protein At2g37310, giving the protein MRFTKHVQFQFQTPIVTTQTHGPNYTAYGRIIQHCTDHRLIRRAKLIHAKLIISSVTLDNFLASKLITCYSKTNNLFEAHKVFDEIPNRNTFSWNALLMGYTMNNRHTDTINLFQRIISSASVSVKPDNYTVTCVLKSLSSLGCYDSSFGRTFHSFIIRNVLDHDAYVVNSLITFYCRCDDVVMARRLFDYTLDKDLVSWNSMMAGYSQGGYHMECKELYSKMLDFEDKRPNEFTVISVLQACAQSNDLGLGMEVHKFVIDNDIKMDLPVCNAFITMYAKCGSLDYAQQLFDEMSDKDEISYGCLISGYMLHGFVDKAMNLFKEMEKPGLSTWNAVISGQFQNKQYDTVLDSFREMQVNGFKPNAVTLSNILPTISHLSNLKGGKEVHAYAIKNRYNTNIYVATAIIDTYAKLGFLNSTQLVFDQSEKRSVIIWTSLMSAYSAHGKVNEVLNLFNQMINEGIKPDPVTFTSLLSACAHSGLVDDSWRIFNSMLPRYGIKPSMEHYACMVGVLSRALKLNEAVDFIKKMPFEPSARIWGALLNGASVCGDVEIGKFACDHLFEIEPENTGNYIIMANLYSRAGKWEEAESVRVMLDDIGLKKIAGCSWIETLGGIQSFIAKDVSNEKTEEIYATLGGLLNVMSEERCTVSEDFHEGSVCYLEPNCSNLV